A genomic segment from Torulaspora delbrueckii CBS 1146 chromosome 3, complete genome encodes:
- the LTO1 gene encoding ribosome biosynthesis protein LTO1 (similar to Saccharomyces cerevisiae YNL260C; ancestral locus Anc_1.97) gives MDTDYLLGLEEQYYQEGYEEGAQEKAQHNFTEGKQYGLQVGFQRFLILGQIQGLIEVIETCGTPGTSILKNIETVRGLLADIKMDNDDANVAEYEARIVKIRNKLRTILLLLQRQTENKMKDPLTLDKVEKVSMIIAGQLKGYVDNEESEAEVRDQMQDW, from the coding sequence ATGGATACTGACTATCTGCTAGGCTTGGAAGAGCAATACTATCAAGAGGGATACGAGGAAGGTGCGCAAGAAAAGGCCCAACACAATTTCACCGAGGGCAAGCAATATGGACTGCAGGTAGGGTTTCAACGATTTCTGATTCTAGGGCAAATTCAAGGGCTTATTGAAGTTATTGAGACTTGTGGAACGCCAGGAACCTCTATTTTAAAGAATATCGAAACCGTGCGTGGATTATTGGCAGATATCAAGATGGACAATGATGATGCGAATGTTGCTGAGTATGAAGCTAGGATCGTCAAGATTAGAAATAAACTGAGAACAATTTTGTTACTTTTACAAAGACAGACAGAAAATAAGATGAAAGATCCATTAACACTCGATAAAGTGGAAAAAGTTTCAATGATCATAGCTGGTCAACTGAAAGGCTACGTCGACAACGAAGAGAGCGAAGCCGAGGTACGAGATCAAATGCAAGACTGgtga
- the SIP3 gene encoding Sip3p (similar to Saccharomyces cerevisiae YSP1 (YHR155W) and SIP3 (YNL257C); ancestral locus Anc_1.100) yields MVETKKELEWGKLKLVSVAFKEASLDTPSFRASVNFFHNKVQSFEDWIERSVAFFENRYTASFGDFQRAQQTFLTQLLPPPVVLSNGFVANQSYTPLFVEFFNNEYSDFSTKVLKMLSCADSGYPKALLELMNNAIEPYKARRLDFEEIQAKYDTMLARYNAMKVSNTSIEPAAIRDEAFQIYEVRKSYLKMSLELVGAISTLKLSLDKFLLQATGLVENNDIFMLKDIGKKVDLTATITENLRSYSAWVLNAIEAAELMQKDIIQAKQQVTDYTLAQITPSREISDYNVKEINFPSLMAKKAEQPLAAREKSGWLYMKTTVGTPSRQVWVRRWCFLRNSVFGLFLMSPSKTYVEESDKFGVLLAAIRYDLDEDRRFCFEIKINEGKTSESVGSNQIRIVLQAESLKDLKEWLTAFEAAQRYAVRSDVNSPEHNNAFRRFSPEYFEFASSTTTSVDQLITTYDQNSLNLFEILDRNLTDFDLASVPGRKFYHFQMASTPISTKMTQVAILGNLYKQGPWLPSAILANVWGSANWNDYATFYESQQRTPLINGVTPDGSVAYPDFFPEKRRIEDIQFKSLFFSINEKLMKFPSDLLLFNFTAFWCPNKRQKFSAICYVTIDRIFCYMDSMGFICLTHKRLNDLASVEVDNTSDFSLKLYEVDGTQLKLHVFFTDRRVIATKLQCLLENTALSAPRSEEDMLRQLDQIDSDFQEKRRAEKLDEAKGPLIQSSTRIDSSNSNELSKSFWSINATSAQTMQRRKEFQYQFTLMYHHVYDIPCKGLMHVMFGDNSSAFPRSLFLSNKDSNSNISWNWIKESTADGNIQLVRALQFRLNMTNNFLNNLHTGKSPLFTINQRLIKAIENKYYEVDQDPVIVKVPLCHLLRIKTKYVIVEAHESSANSGLPSASGSLLYLYYKVEFIDAKTKKVVESQSMIEKMILKLAIRSTNKEYLLLRKIIRYYLEKIGKHGKVIKAIKLCGMIGVANIGEAQDTKTSNSPDKGENIVHYTVSILFKLLLKLLVYRVTSFALLFIRLVFSLILTTISNITHINKNLLFGLLASVIINVFLSGKSTIAYWAARRTENVFHDYMQGKHDFSVQRAISIKDIDLLSRTLAYETDNIPFQKFNESHAAENQRFGTSRLEIAERRNDLLVELKILQNMERELVKGNYRTFLLNELDKCHAIEKELSQLWKNDTKLQDYCCSCSDELHRLSDLLL; encoded by the coding sequence CTACACACCACTGTTTGTTGAATTCTTTAACAATGAATATTCTGATTTCTCAACAAAAGTCCTAAAAATGCTCTCTTGTGCTGATAGCGGGTATCCCAAGGCTCTTCTAGAACTTATGAATAATGCCATCGAACCTTACAAGGCAAGGAGGCTGgactttgaagagatccaGGCTAAGTATGACACTATGCTAGCAAGATACAATGCTATGAAAGTATCGAACACGAGCATTGAGCCAGCGGCAATACGAGACGAGGCGTTCCAAATTTACGAAGTGAGGAAATCTTACCTGAAAATGTCTTTAGAGCTGGTTGGGGCTATATCAACACTGAAGCTAAGTTTAGATAAGTTTCTGTTGCAAGCTACAGGTCTCGTTGAGAACAACGATATTTTTATGCTTAAAGACATTGGCAAGAAAGTCGATCTTACAGCAACGATCACAGAAAACCTCAGGTCATATTCTGCATGGGTTCTGAATGCCATTGAGGCTGCCGAACTTATGCAGAAGGACATAATCCAGGCCAAACAGCAGGTGACAGATTACACTTTGGCCCAGATTACTCCTTCCCGTGAGATTTCTGATTATAACGTCAAGGAAATCAACTTTCCCAGTTTAATGGCTAAAAAGGCTGAACAACCGTTAGCTGCCCGCGAAAAATCAGGATGGCTGTATATGAAGACGACAGTGGGGACACCCAGCAGGCAGGTTTGGGTCCGCAGGTGGTGtttcttgagaaattcGGTGTTTGGGCTGTTTCTGATGTCGCCTTCCAAGACCTATGTGGAGGAGAGTGATAAGTTCGGTGTTCTTCTGGCTGCAATAAGGTACgacttggatgaagatCGAAGGTTTTGCTTCGAAATTAAAATTAATGAAGGCAAGACTTCTGAATCAGTCGGAAGTAACCAGATTAGGATTGTTTTACAAGCAGAGAGTCTCAAAGATCTGAAAGAATGGTTGACTGCTTTTGAAGCTGCTCAGCGATATGCTGTGCGTTCAGACGTTAACAGCCCCGAGCATAATAATGCATTCAGGCGCTTTTCACCAGAATACTTTGAATTTGCCTCGAGTACAACAACAAGTGTTGACCAGCTCATCACGACATATGATCAGAATAGCTTAAACCTGtttgagattttggacCGAAATTTGACAGATTTCGACCTAGCGTCTGTGCCTGGGCGCAAATTTTATCATTTTCAGATGGCTTCGACTCCCATTTCGACTAAGATGACTCAAGTGGCAATCTTGGGAAATCTGTACAAACAAGGTCCCTGGCTGCCGAGTGCAATATTAGCAAATGTCTGGGGTTCTGCTAATTGGAATGATTACGCAACTTTTTACGAAAGTCAACAGCGAACTCCGCTAATTAATGGTGTAACACCTGATGGATCTGTTGCTTATCCAGACTTTTTTCCGGAGAAAAGAAGGATTGAAGACATCCAGTTCAAAagtctcttcttcagcatcaACGAAAAACTTATGAAGTTTCCATCTGACCTACTTCTGTTCAACTTCACGGCTTTTTGGTGTCCAAATAAGAGACAGAAATTTTCTGCCATTTGCTATGTCACAATAGATCGTATTTTTTGTTATATGGATTCCATGGGTTTCATCTGTCTGACTCATAAAAGGTTGAATGATTTGGCCTCTGTAGAGGTGGACAACACGTCCGACTTTTCGCTGAAGCTCTACGAAGTCGATGGTACTCAGCTGAAACTCCACGTTTTCTTCACGGATCGCAGAGTGATTGCCACTAAGCTGCAGTGTTTATTGGAGAATACTGCGCTGAGCGCTCCTAgaagtgaagaagacatGCTACGACAACTGGACCAAATCGACAGTGAttttcaagagaaaagaagagctgaAAAACTGGATGAAGCAAAAGGACCCCTCATTCAATCCAGTACTCGAATCGATAGCAGCAATTCCAATGAGCTCTCTAAATCCTTCTGGTCTATAAATGCCACATCTGCGCAGACAATGCAACGACGCAAAGAATTTCAGTACCAATTCACACTGATGTATCACCACGTTTACGATATTCCCTGTAAAGGTCTAATGCACGTTATGTTTGGAGATAACTCAAGCGCTTTCCCGCGTAGTTTGTTCCTATCGAACAAAGATAGTAACTCCAATATTAGCTGGAATTGGATCAAGGAAAGTACAGCAGATGGCAACATTCAGCTGGTCCGAGCCCTTCAGTTTCGTTTGAATATGACtaacaattttttgaataaCCTTCATACAGGGAAATCGCCGCTGTTTACAATCAATCAGAGATTAATCAAAGCCATCGAAAATAAGTATTATGAAGTTGACCAAGATCCGGTCATTGTCAAAGTTCCTTTGTGCCATCTTCTGCGCATAAAGACGAAGTACGTCATTGTGGAAGCACACGAATCATCAGCTAATAGTGGTCTTCCGTCTGCTTCAGGCTCCCTGCTGTATTTATACTACAAAGTTGAGTTCATCGACGCCaaaacaaagaaagttGTGGAAAGTCAATCCATGATAGAAAAAATGATTTTAAAGTTGGCCATTCGTTCAACGAACAAAGAATATCTCCTACTCAGAAAAATAATTCGATATTacttggaaaagattggtAAACATGGAAAAGTTATCAAGGCAATCAAGCTCTGCGGTATGATCGGAGTTGCGAATATTGGAGAAGCCCAAGACACGAAGACCTCAAACTCACCGGATAAAGGAGAAAACATCGTTCATTACACCGTTTCTATccttttcaaacttttgtTGAAGCTGCTGGTTTACCGAGTTACGAGTTTTGCGCTTTTATTCATCAGGCTCGTCTTTAGCTTGATTCTCACTACGATTTCCAACATTACGCATATCAACAAGAACCTACTATTTGGCCTGTTAGCATCcgtcatcatcaatgtTTTCTTATCCGGTAAATCAACCATCGCATATTGGGCAGCAAGGAGAACCGAGAATGTGTTCCACGACTACATGCAGGGAAAGCATGATTTTTCGGTACAACGAGCAATTAGCATTAAAGATATCGACCTTTTATCGCGGACTTTGGCTTATGAAACCGACAACATACcattccaaaaattcaatgaatCTCATGCCGCAGAGAACCAAAGATTTGGCACTTCAAGGCTAGAGATCGCCGAAAGGAGAAATGACCTACTGGTAGAGCTCAAGATCCTACAAAACATGGAAAGAGAACTAGTAAAAGGTAATTACAGAACTTTTCTACTTAACGAACTAGACAAATGTCatgccattgaaaaagagcTCTCCCAACTGTGGAAAAATGACACCAAGTTACAAGACTACTGCTGTAGCTGCAGCGACGAACTACATAGGCTGAGTGATCTACTACTATGA
- the ORC5 gene encoding origin recognition complex subunit 5 (similar to Saccharomyces cerevisiae ORC5 (YNL261W); ancestral locus Anc_1.95), translating to MSRPLEDVLFRDYQVKTLAAFLHSDPSFTPPNLVIQGQSSSGKTYTLKKFFEANDNLVNEWLEPIELVSWKPLMQAVFRKVQNGLKSLYPEISIQEHDPLDVEEPHLLVKLLHSLFSQYEEQGDRFSFFLICDGFDQLSDLDAALFRKFIKLHELLPSHSKVQLKFIYTIQESSFVEKYSSHCLPLIVFPRYTVNEVTDILIASKAEELVLSDALRARVISEEITECTDEEFLGVSVNFIRLIVQAFHSYTGNNISALNDLIDFKWETYAGSITKENIFDPLALYRAANSVFSSTGDTLSPEESDALDTTTESSQAYELSDISKYLLISAYLCSYSEPRFDSSVFSKKSHIKTGRSSYGRRKKMETNPRYLQPSIFPLERLLAIFQAIFPVERKAESGSLAFLKEEPLIKANVEVFQNLAELHSLKLISTTVGRNIDFLNYKIKWRVNVPWEIINEVGKSVDFDVGQYFGGQE from the coding sequence ATGTCAAGACCACTAGAAGATGTACTATTCCGTGACTATCAAGTGAAGACATTGGCTGCTTTTTTGCATAGCGATCCGAGCTTTACTCCTCCTAATCTGGTGATACAAGGGCAGAGTAGTAGCGGTAAGACCTACACATTAAAAAAATTCTTTGAGGCAAATGATAACCTAGTGAATGAATGGCTGGAGCCTATAGAACTGGTGAGTTGGAAACCTTTGATGCAAGCGGTGTTTAGAAAAGTTCAGAATGGATTGAAGTCTTTATACCCCGAAATCAGCATACAGGAACATGATCCGCTAGACGTGGAAGAACCACACCTGttggtgaagttgttgCATAGTTTATTCTCACAATATGAAGAGCAAGGAGACAGATTTAGTTTTTTTCTCATATGTGATGGGTTTGACCAACTTAGTGACTTGGATGCTGCTTTATTTCGAAAGTTTATTAAACTCCATGAGCTATTACCTTCACATTCGAAAGTTCAGCTGAAATTCATATACACAATACAAGAGTCTTCCTTTGTCGAAAAATATTCGTCCCATTGTCTGCCGCTTATTGTCTTTCCCCGGTACACTGTGAATGAAGTAACAGATATTCTAATTGCAAGTAAAGCAGAAGAGTTGGTATTGAGTGACGCTCTTCGAGCGCGAGTGATAAGTGAAGAAATAACAGAGTGTACTGACGAGGAATTCTTAGGGGTTTCAGTGAATTTTATCCGACTTATTGTCCAAGCTTTCCATTCATATACTGGTAATAATATATCAGCTTTGAACGACCTGATTGATTTTAAATGGGAAACTTATGCGGGAAGCATCACAAAAGAGAACATATTTGATCCCTTGGCACTTTATAGAGCTGCAAACTCGGTTTTCTCAAGCACAGGTGATACATTGAGCCCTGAAGAGTCGGACGCACTGGATACTACAACTGAATCATCACAGGCTTACGAGCTATCGGATATCTCAAAATATTTACTGATTTCAGCATATCTATGCTCATACTCAGAGCCTAGATTTGACAGTAGTGtcttttccaagaaatcgCATATTAAGACTGGTAGGTCCTCCTATGGCcgaaggaagaagatggagaCCAATCCCAGATACTTGCAACCGTCGATATTCCCTTTAGAAAGGTTGCTAGCCATTTTTCAAGCCATATTTCCTGTCGAGCGAAAGGCTGAGAGCGGGTCGCTGGCCTTCCTCAAAGAGGAACCGTTGATTAAGGCCAATGTTgaagttttccaaaatttagCCGAGTTGCATTCCTTGAAGCTTATATCAACGACGGTGGGCAGAAATATTGACTTCTTAAACTATAAAATCAAATGGAGGGTCAACGTACCCTGGGAAATCATAAATGAGGTGGGCAAATCAGTCGATTTCGATGTCGGACAGTATTTTGGTGGACAAGAATGA
- the LIN1 gene encoding U5 snRNP complex subunit LIN1 (similar to Saccharomyces cerevisiae LIN1 (YHR156C); ancestral locus Anc_1.96) — protein sequence MSEWNPKSAKRRPLNRTNDQNVHQDEQAFEGIRKKPKISLTGYESDSSDNHDSDDNVDTIEKDEPQHANNDENDMFAVDEDETVVLPTRKALSANQELDYNQFNKENIEDINGPSEAGLYDDDNKEVQVEAFNIEEERKNGYFDKEGNYVETQKDEDDAIQDQDLWIDDVKNVEEVAASQKLATTIKKKNQKTLQETMRHYMIDEALLRLKYFLCEKETVMETMIRLNKLRKMSESSKEFIINSIELLSDLINILEQKGFDDVYSLKRSDVVKLLREESLGDFPLDDDYKTQLWNFKWFRKPQIVHGPYTNYQMQYWKLSYFKNSVAVRLRDEPDKPQNWLHIDSITFM from the coding sequence ATGTCCGAATGGAACCCCAAATCCGCAAAGAGGCGACCTCTGAACCGAAcaaatgatcaaaatgTGCATCAAGATGAGCAGGCCTTTGAGGGCATCAGAAAGAAGCCTAAGATTTCTTTAACTGGGTACGAATCTGACTCTTCCGATAATCATGATAGCGATGATAATGTAGATACCATCGAGAAAGATGAACCCCAACATGCaaataatgatgaaaatgacATGTTTGCagtcgatgaagatgaaaccGTCGTTCTCCCAACAAGGAAAGCTTTGTCTGCTAATCAAGAACTGGATTACAATCAGTTtaacaaagaaaatatcGAGGACATAAACGGTCCTTCCGAGGCTGGCCTatatgatgatgacaacAAAGAGGTTCAAGTTGAAGCATTTAACATTGAGGAAGAGCGAAAAAACGGGTATTTCGATAAGGAAGGCAATTATGTGGAGACAcagaaggatgaagatgatgccATTCAGGATCAAGATCTCTGGATTGACGATGTAAAGAATGTTGAAGAGGTTGCGGCGTCACAGAAATTGGCCACTACCATTAAAAAGAAAAACCAGAAAACTCTACAAGAGACTATGAGACATTACATGATTGACGAAGCCTTACTTAGATTGAAGTATTTTCTTTGCGAGAAAGAAACAGTCATGGAAACAATGATAAGGTTAAACAAGTTACGTAAAATGTCCGAATCTTCCAAGGAGTTCATAATAAATTCAATCGAATTGCTTTCAGACCTCATCAACATTCTAGAACAGAAAGGGTTTGATGACGTTTACTCGTTAAAACGCTCGGACGTCGTCAAACTCTTGAGGGAAGAGAGCCTAGGGGATTTCCCGCTAGATGACGACTATAAAACGCAGTTGTGGAATTTCAAGTGGTTCAGGAAGCCACAAATTGTGCACGGACCGTACACGAACTATCAGATGCAATACTGGAAGCTGTCCTACTTCAAAAACAGCGTAGCCGTACGGCTGCGAGACGAACCAGACAAACCCCAGAATTGGCTTCACATAGATAGCATAACATTCAtgtaa
- the ATX1 gene encoding copper metallochaperone ATX1 (similar to Saccharomyces cerevisiae ATX1 (YNL259C); ancestral locus Anc_1.98), whose protein sequence is MSQQNHYQFNVVMSCSGCSNAINKVLSRLEPDVSKIETSLDSQTVDVYTTLPYETILEKIQKTGKEVKSGKQI, encoded by the coding sequence ATGTCGCAACAAAATCATTACCAATTCAATGTCGTCATGTCATGTTCTGGATGTTCCAATGCAATCAATAAAGTACTTTCTAGGCTTGAACCGGATGTCTCCAAGATTGAGACTTCACTTGACTCTCAAACTGTAGACGTTTACACAACTTTACCTTACGAGACTATattggaaaagattcaGAAAACTGGTAAAGAGGTCAAGTCAGGTAAGCAAATTTGA
- the DSL1 gene encoding Dsl1p (similar to Saccharomyces cerevisiae DSL1 (YNL258C); ancestral locus Anc_1.99): MASTRLDSASDRIEKILADRNGILHQLEDDPVLINDELREPSKIDTDAILKREMGLSRELREYTALKTVPSLVLEFKTNLHLLEFENSFYSLQTLRKKLRDFSEILSQSYGLQRSVATYVDNMHLDLVNSLYSILNDGFWKIGSDFVSFQEKVAFGNDRVDIDYVDFMASMVSLYFPQGHLDPKSWIISDMILGTMQETVRAKLDFILKEYVKLSGVTNLIKSCIFAQSSEALLEDNNKTLKFRQSSKKGDEKFKETLSSFKNVLQFLTETVVSQDKKILAERLGPSISTELMKSIKANASIIFRPENTHLRDESLAINLILKDLSENSDIWSYNGSELERLFSNSDIPTNLQVDKILQDQLTELRAFFASKNWRILTTITAAEPTKGSSKKTTVRTKRFSSSSKRSIADDWTWEEEAEDNGWDEHVDLDLDEADEDTSSRKSKKETNSEAADDAWDEAWDVDIDDEEEQEKSCGSTDTAPERKVSQLPMKIIQLVDNFRRRCHEMDHAKLDKNHYRYKQSVLETLIMAMAERHFKEDWWQLFLDMKYLLQKDPSLSRFKELTHNYLELNLKSREAIVYKLVCGQLDELSENEMDPSWAITIDQLIPFIQNQILKPLARVGKIDSDRCLTSFLKFLYNDCITDNILQCKIISERNSENLSEFISLVYSKTEISGLNGHTDYRENREKFAIIGKFLPLHLKEIMEMFYNGDFYLFTTDELVQWIVLLFAETPLRRNAIDDIYEIRNANIDG; encoded by the coding sequence ATGGCTTCTACTAGGTTAGACTCTGCCTCTGATCGGATAGAGAAGATCTTGGCCGATCGAAATGGAATTCTGCATCAGTTGGAGGATGATCCAGTGCTAATCAATGATGAACTTCGTgaaccttcaaagatagATACTGACGCTATTCTGAAGAGAGAAATGGGACTCAGTCGTGAGTTACGTGAATATACAGCTTTGAAAACAGTTCCTTCTTTGGTGTTGGAGTTCAAGACTAATCTACACTTGTTGGAGTTTGAAAACTCATTTTATTCCTTACAAACTTTACGTAAGAAACTTCGTGATTTCTCTGAAATTCTCAGTCAAAGTTATGGATTACAAAGGTCAGTTGCCACGTATGTGGATAATATGCATTTGGATTTAGTAAATTCATTGTACTCGATTTTGAACGACGGCTTTTGGAAGATCGGTAGTGATTTTGTATCCTTCCAAGAAAAGGTGGCATTCGGTAATGACAGGGTCGATATAGACTACGTTGATTTTATGGCATCCATGGTAAGTCTCTATTTCCCACAAGGCCATCTGGACCCCAAGTCGTGGATAATCTCTGATATGATCCTAGGGACTATGCAAGAGACAGTCAGAGCCAAGTTGGACttcattttgaaagagtaTGTCAAGTTGTCAGGAGTTACTAACCTAATTAAGTCTTGCATATTTGCGCAAAGCAGTGAAGCCTTATTGGAAGATAATAATAAGACGCTCAAGTTCAGGCAGTCAAGTAAGAAAggtgatgaaaaattcaaagagactttatcctctttcaagaacGTTTTACAATTTTTAACTGAGACTGTTGTTTCACAGGATAAGAAAATACTAGCTGAACGACTGGGCCCGTCAATATCCACCGAGCTGATGAAAAGCATCAAGGCTAATGCATCGATCATATTTCGCCCTGAAAATACACATTTGAGGGATGAAAGTCTGGCCATaaatttgatattgaaagatctaTCAGAAAACTCTGACATTTGGAGTTACAACGGCTCAGAATTGGAGAGACTGTTTAGTAATAGCGACATCCCTACCAATTTACAGGTAGACAAGATTCTCCAAGATCAACTTACCGAATTGAGAGCATTTTTCGCATCCAAGAACTGGCGTATTCTAACAACCATTACGGCAGCTGAGCCTACAAAAGgttcatcaaaaaagaCTACTGTCAGAACGAAGAGAttttcatcgtcatctaAGAGATCAATAGCGGATGATTGGACTTGGGAAGAAGAGGCCGAAGACAATGGATGGGACGAGCACGTTGACTTAGATTTGGATGAAGCTGATGAAGACACTAGTAGTCGCAAgtccaagaaggaaacaAATAGCGAAGCCGCAGATGATGCTTGGGATGAAGCCTGGGATGTCGACATcgacgacgaagaagaacaagagaagTCTTGCGGTTCCACTGATACTGCCCCAGAACGTAAAGTTTCTCAATTGCCCATGAAAATCATTCAGCTGGTCGATAATTTCCGAAGACGTTGCCATGAGATGGATCACGCCAAATTAGACAAAAATCATTATAGGTACAAGCAGAGCGtacttgaaactttgataaTGGCAATGGCAGAACGCCATTTCAAGGAAGATTGGTGGCAGCTGTTTTTGGACATGAAATATCTCCTTCAAAAGGATCCATCATTATCACGTTTTAAAGAACTGACACACAATTACTTGGAgctcaatttgaaatcgaGAGAAGCGATTGTCTATAAATTAGTCTGTGGGCAGCTTGATGAACTATCAGAAAATGAAATGGACCCGTCCTGGGCCATTAcaatcgatcaattgataccgttcattcaaaatcaaatccTCAAACCGCTTGCACGAGTAGGCAAAATTGACAGTGACCGTTGCCTTACAAGTTTCCTAAAGTTCCTATACAACGACTGTATAACGGACAACATCCTACAGTGCAAGATTATCTCGGAGAGAAATTCAGAGAATTTGTCTGAGTTCATTTCACTCGTGTACTCCAAGACAGAAATCAGTGGTCTTAATGGCCATACTGATTACAGAGAGAACCGAGAAAAATTCGCCATCATCGGCAAGTTTCTACCGTTGCATCTAAAGGAGATCATGGAGATGTTCTATAACGGAGATTTTTACCTTTTCACCACCGACGAGCTGGTCCAGTGGATTGTTCTGCTGTTTGCTGAAACGCCATTACGCAGAAATGCGATTGATGACATATACGAGATCAGAAACGCTAACATTGATGGATAA